acgcaggtatcacaccctgctctgataccaatgaattggtatcagataaatcccgaaaatccaacacacggaaatcaaataattatcgccaaactttggcgcgctgatacccaataaactgatatcagattattcaaagtatccataatacgaaaacaaagatcgtaaaaatccagaacacacagcaagtatcgtatacctgctctgataccactaatttgtcacgccccagaggagtctctgtccgagaaatttcggcagcatctcccctgtacggcggacaatatgaaactttctacatatcacatatacatcagccacaggcggctggaatgataacaaaaaaataagacaaacaccacgcagttaataaagatatccataacaataggactctgactcaaaatccaccctactccactacactcgtaaagctcaaatccaacgaactcacctcttctgctgtccaggcaggcatatagtagaataaaaaccaaaccatccaaaagtccatcaaacggtaacaatccgtacaatatccataaataaaatccaaaacaaaactaaaacatagtctgatggaagaaaaaccaaaatacagcaaataacaacctagtagagaactagctctacgtgcagatggggggccagcgactggaactgctccggacagcctcaacctgaaaatatatcaacaatggaggcggggtgagtccaacgatatgcataataaaacaaataacagacaacactaatcatgcgtacagtctcctgaatatgaggaggataattgcaactgaaatgaaatcagaagataactgtactgaccggatcaaagtataaaggtaacaggtcgtcagaccgagtgagtcataatcctgtatgcatgtcaatcaatgcatccaaacaaatgcagcatataagtgcagcaatcacaagcaaataaaaatgcaataaatgcatatgtcaaccccatactctgaaatcaatgctcctgtgcaatgacagagtaaacgggatgctgtcggagtactcctgtcctgtgaccccaaatcataaatgggggagctcaatgctctcatctcccggtacacgatgacctgccggctaccacgctgctaccctgaccaacggagccaaacaaagtccaccatctgccggctaccacgctgctaccctaaatgccaacggagccaaacagagcggaactgactgccggctgcCACGCTGAGtcgcctgaccaacggagccaaacagcagaaccgccacacaccagccagatatacaaatccatgggtgatgtgtgcagtacatgtaactggcgatgagctcaaccaaagtagagccgacaatcgcacagcatgcaatcatgatgcatgatactgaacatggcaatctcatgaataacatggcatgatccatataaatagatacaaagtgtgtaccacaagaagacgtatcaaatagaaggtacacaaatcgaagagggtatcaaataaaccctagatcaagaatataacagagcatgtggttaggtcactacctaaggcatatgtgatcaggtagataatatgcagtgcagaataaataaacaaacaacatgtactaatcatgtagtgaccaaccgaaataaacaggtaacacaattactgttatatgttaaacatattatcatgcatatcaaaagacataagtcaaagtacccgcctccaataaagtgatccaaatctgactccgtgatactcgtctcgcgtcaagatcctgtgtcacgaatagaaatatatttcatttagctacattctcataaatagctaaataactctctaaccctagtttagggcaaatccCTGACCAACACATAAACCCAATTCAACCCATACATGATCaatagcatatatcaaattcctatgccTTACCTGAAACTCACAGCCGTTTATCACTGTTGGAAGTAGGATCGTTTGCTGCTGGAATCCTTCCTACTGATCAGATCATGTTGAGATCAATAATTGGGAATCACAAATCAAACAACAACCCATCttacaacctaatcttacctcaggTGTGCCAAGCTGTTAACAGGGGGTGGTGGCCGGAATCAAACAGGGACAGCAACAAACTCTTGATGCTGTGATAACCGAAACCAACTAGGTCACTGTCTTCCAACAATCGAATCGAAAGAAATCACACTACAAATGCATCAACAACCCAATCAACTACTAATGCACAACTAAAATTTCAACCTGATCCTTACCTTCATCCAGTAGCTCACTGGATTAGAGGACGGAGGAGTTAGGTCACAGAAGGAAGGAATTCAACTAGAGTAGAAGGAAGGCGACCTGTGGTGTGCCAGCGTTGCTCTGTGAAATGGCAATCTAGGGCAGAGAAGTCTCGGCACTTGGAATCCCACGGCAGAGACCAGGGCAAAGGGGGCGGCCGCCTGCCGGCTGTGGTGACGGTGAGCAACTCCACAGTGAGAGAGTAGGTTTCCGACGAttggggtcggcgtcggcttcACCTCGTCGGCGGCAGAAACTAGGGCAGAGACTAGGGCTGAGGAGCGGCTGGCCGGCACTGCTCGGTCCAGAGAATCGGCCGGTGCTAGGGCTCAGGGTGGTCGACGGTGGCTAGGGCTGACGGTCGGGCATCACAGAGGCAGTGAGGAGGGGcgtcggcggttagggcaaagggaGAGAGCTCGGGCGGCTGCTCGGTGCGCGAGGGAGAAAACACAGAAACGGCGCaggggaaaaataaaaagaaaaagaaatttaaaaggaaaaggaaaaggaataaggaatttataaaagaaacaattcctcgttaaaatggggtagcctaaacaggcttttccggtcccatttttatccccgttaactcgtccgtacgagctccgaaaaattcccgaaaagtatccaaaaattccgaaaagttcatttattaatattccctatttttttttccggtattttacagggtCACTCCCATTCTTTAAACTTTCTGCAATAGCTGGGCCTAAAATCGAAAGACTTTAACTGCTGCAGGATTTATACATGATGCAATCATGGAAACAATTATAAAAAATACAAAGTTCTATTTGGCTTCTTTATAGATTTAGGGGAAAGTCAATCAGCCATTTAAAATGCATACTTTTGCATAGACCTTTATGCCAGAGAGGGCTCTTCTTCTGACCACACTTGAGTCATCTTGAGAAGCTACTGATTGTCTTGGTTGTAGACAAATTTGGGAACTATTTTTACACACAAAAATAAATGAATGATGTTGGAATTGCATAGCAAAAATGATACATATACCAATGCAATGATCTATACCTTTTCATCTTTCAAGGAATCTTTGAGAGCATCTATAAAAGATGGAAAGAGCAGACTTCGGTGCAATGAGGATGGATTGTGCAAAGAGATGGAAGACAATGTGAGAAAAGATTCATGAATGAAAGAGTGATACAACCTTTTGACACAATGTTCCTACACAGAACACAAGTATTTGAAACAGATACAACTTAAGATTATTCTACATATTGAAGAATAGAGCACTTTACAAAATCAATTCATAATACACCATAGAAAAAAGTATTAAGAGGAGCACAAATTTTCAATATAAGAACAAAGTaacaaaataataacaaaattatCATGTAccaattttttttccaattttaaaGTGTACCAGAAGGACATATTTTCAATTGAAAGGTATAAAAAATAAATGTAAGACCTTTAacggaataaataaataaaagggttaagttttgaaaaacataGGTTTTCAGTTTCAAAGATTAGATACTTAGCAATCCTATTATAACTTGTAGTGAAGGTACTAATACTTCAAATTGTCAATCAGATGTTGCTTGACCAATGAAACCATCTAACCACAAATAAAGCACTTTCTCAAGAGCACAAAGTGTCACACCTTGCTTTTGCCCTATTACACCATTTATGCTTACATAATATATACATATCTATAAAAAGATTGAGAGGATTCTGCTATGAATCCTTCAATTTGGTACATTCTAGACTAGAGATACTCGGGTTCACTTCATAGTGAAGCTGAACATTACCAGACCAATGGAAAAGTATTTATAAGTTCCATATGAAGAGTACTTAATTTAGGCGGAAACTTCTTTCCAAAGATAACTTTGGCTGTTCAAAAAAAGGTATTCAGACAACCTATAATTGCATCGGAAAAGGGTCCCATAACAATGGCAATTAAAATAAGTACAATCCACTTTAACAAAAAAAATGACTAGAAATATAAATTATCTAAATCAAGCCAGCAACCATTAGAATGTCTTTGACTACAATAAAGCAATCCAAAGTGAGAAAGCTGACAAAACAAGGCTCCCTTCAACCTATCATATTATAATATTTTCAAATCCCTTAATCCCCATACATCTATCATAGTTATCAAATTGATTGGCCCCACTTCATCTAAAAATTTCATTGGCCAAAAGGTTATGTAATTTCAAGTAGGGtatgttgcaccaataatcttccctaACTAGTTGCAGACATTGCCAAAATTAGAAAAACCCCATGAGAGTTGACTGATGCTAACGAAGCATGGTCAGGACTAAAAAATATAAACTATAACAATTGGATTTTCAAATATAAACAATCATGACTATTACTAGATTTTCATGTTAATGAAGAAAAAAATCAATGAAAGGATTTAGGGTACAaacaaagagaaagaaaaattgtTAAAGCAATTTCCATGTATACACTGGCAACATGCTAGAACAATTAACAGAGAAGTAGGTATAATTGAGGAATCATTTTGAGTGATTAATTCCCAAAGCTTTTGTTTAAGAAGAAAATCAACTGCAGGAAATATAATACTATGTAGATATAAATCAAAAGTAGGTAACATAAACCATAATGCAAAATAGAAGATATGAACCTGTTTTAACATCACAATCGTAACTTTTGCTAGTGAAAATAATGAATAAATTCCATCTAACCTTTGAGTGGCTTTTGAGAAACCAGTTTTTACTAAGTGAGTGAGGCGGCTCAAGTAAACATGATACCTGATAAAAGATCAACCTTACCAACCAGGAATTGTCTAGGAAACAAAGTACGACAAAAGAAAGTATCAATTCACATACTTTTGTCAATGTATCTGACTTTTTGCATATAAGCCACAAGCATCGAAGGTGACCTTTTCTTAAACTGTCTTTCTCCTTTGCAATAAAAGATATACAAGACATAAGCATGTGCTTCATATGGAAGACCAACAAAATTTCAAGCCCAACATAAGTGAATAGGAAACAATGATCAAAAGAATCAAAAGTAAAACAACATTGGGACAAGAAAGCCTTTCCCAATTTAATTGGATCTATGGTAgaagaaaaatagcaaaaaaaatattAGCACGGATGGAAATTCAATTTAACAGGTCTATCATACACACAATATTGAATCATTTACGCAAATTTGTTCTTAACTACTTAAGCAAGTTATTTTAGATAGATCACTTTGAATTTATTCTCAAGAGTATTTAAATCCATGAATCTTGTTttacaaactaacttaaatattttttttgttaataatgCATACCCAGTTACAGGAATAACAAACTCCTTCAATGTCTCCAAATTTGTTAGAGCAATTAACTCCCCTAACCCCAAAGCAGCTTGTTCTCGCATTTCAACTGCTCCATTAGCCCCTGAAAGTCAAACAAACCCATAGTTGGGTGATTTTGAATCACAAGAGGCTAAAAATCTCAAAAAAACCAAACTTAACCGCAGAAATATAGGCAACAAGAGTTGAAGTGCTTTAGGAATGCAAAGTCCATAAATAAGAACTGATCCTCCCTGCAACAAAATTACAATTGTATGTAAGTGTTACCATACAAGATTCAAACACCACCACTCTGCTGGTCGCCTTCATAGAAAAAAAGAGATATCTTTCTTTTTCTTCGCTCTTTATCTCAAGAGCATCTCGGACAGCTTTAATGAATGAAGAAAGGGCATCCTTTTGGAGTGATCCAACAACTCTTCCTAAAGCTTCCCAAGCAGCCTGTCATATAGAGCATACAGTAAGCACAAATGTAAATATGTTTTCCCTAGATTTACCATGACAATAGTTGAATCAACACCACTTAGCCAAGTAACAAGTGTGTATATAATATTGGATGTTTCATCCTCCAAATATAACATGCTATTTTTGTAAAAATAGCCTATCAAGTATGAAGAACCTCTTCTCTTCAAAGCCTACATAGAGGATCATTGATTGTATAAAGGAGGCAAACAATCAATATAAGTTAAAATAAGCTGGCGTAACAAAACCTGGTAATATACATTCCTTTAAACTGTCTGATATCAAGGAGTCAATGTCTTCCTCATTAATGACTAGAACCACCATCACTGAAGCCTTCTTTACAGAAGTTTGAACATCCTAAGCATTTGACAATTAATTCAGTCAACAAAGTTTATCATATTAACTTTGCCTAAGAAGACCAAAAATTCTCTAAAACTGATCCTCATAAATGAATAACACGTCACAATGCAAGAAGCTTGGTTATCCATAAATTAACTAAAAAGTGATTAAAAATACTTGGATAATAAAAGAAGCAGATTTGCCTGGGTAAGTCATGCAACAGAGAATACTACCCCAAAAAACattttataagttaaaataagaaagcaaatgCATTGAAAAGAGACTCTAATAGCTCCTCCAAAtacatttaattgattaattactgCATGACTAATAATGTCTGCTGAGAAAAATGCTCATGCAAAGGAATAAACAAAAGATAGGAATGCTTCATTGTTTGAAAATTCATTGTCAGAAAAGGTATACAAGCATTTGATGTTCCTCACTTGTTAATCTGAAAAACATATCCGGCTTTTTTTCATCAATTTATGAATAGTGGTTATCATTATTACACTAAGATATTCGAAAGAGCAAAGATAAATTCAATTTAAGAAACACATGTCGAAATAATCAATAGGAATTCAAAAAATATTGTTAGCAGTGTCCTAAGACAAACATATAATTATTGGATTTGGACCTTATCCAACAACAATTGTTCCCTAAAAATCATATGAAAAAATTTTAACAGTAAAAAGGCTACTCACCTATTGTGAGAGTCAAATGGtcatatttaagaaaaataatacaaaactATTAATAAGTCATAAATTGTTTTACCCCATTATAATCACCCATTGACATAATTAATGGTTGGAGGATCATTCCAATATGTGAATTAAGATGGCAACTTCAGCTATGGCACCCAAAGCAGAAGCATTGAATAAGATGAACAGGTGAAGTAAGAACTACAATGTCAATCTCATGAAAGTGGAAATTGGACTAATTTAGGCAAGATGTAAGGCAAAACGACCGCAATCCCTACATTGAAATAGGCAAGAAATGAGGATACAAGGGTAATTAAACAAGCTTGCTTGCCGTCACGAAAGAAGTATGAAGACACCAAATAATTAAATAACCTCAATATTTGTTTGAGTCCATCAAGCACTGTATCAGAAGTTTCATCATCCTCTAATGCATGAAGGGGTGTGGAAAATTTTTCATCAATTCCTTGCATTCTAGCAAATTGTCAATTAAGGAACATCAAATAAAACATATAGGTAAACCTGGTAAAGAGTGCTAAATGCCAAGCCAGCTGATTTATGAACCTCTTGCATGCTATATAACAAGTTGAAGAGTGATCATACAAGTTGAATAAATTTTCAACATCATACAAAAAAATGtgtaaatagaaaatagaaaatcaaaCCTATCGCATAGAGTTGTATGTATTGTAGGAATAAGTTCATCGATAAAGTTTATTGGTGTTTACCAGCACTCGCCATAACTTCACTCAGACCAATGCTTACACCCTTTTGAAGCAAAGTCTAGCTATCATGAATAAACACGATAAAAATAAAGACTCAAGCGCTAGCATAGAACACTTAATCAAGTACTTTACCGAACTAAACTCTCCAATACTTAAGCATTCATGGAAATGAATTTCCTGTAAACTGAACCCAAAAAAAAGTGAAGTATATTCAACAATACTAAATGATCATTTTATTAGCACTGTCTAACAATATAATAAATTCTCATGAATTATTTAACAAAACGCTAAAAGGCTTTTGGAATTGTACACATAAATAAATATGTGCTAAAGTATACATCGCCAAGGCACCTAGTGTAAAATATATTCTAAAAGCATTCAAGCAAGTATCAAAACAAAATAAACTCACTTGTCTTCTACTACTGTCAGGGTGTTTAACCCCTTGGGAGTATTTGCCAAGATAGTCTTCCATACATGCAGTGCcgccaaacataaaaaatatgAGATACGTTTATGTTCAACAACAACATTAAATTCATTGTGCAAAATAATAATGTGACAACaagaaaacaaaacacaataGAAAAAAATACCACATAAATGATGCAAAGTCAAGTTAATATCACTACGAACCATATAAATTTCAGCAAGACCTTCATTGCGACTTCTTTGCCCAAGGACCTCAATAATTGCAGGGTCATCCATGTGCCTCTGTGCTTGGACCTTCGTCATCACTCCAAAGCTCAAGAATTGCTTTTCCAAAGGTTACAGCAACCTGCAAAGTCATAAGCCCTTCCTTATTCACAAAGATCCCTGAGATAacaaaatcttaaacaaaacTTACCTTGAAAAGTAGATAGTCTTCCATACATGCAGTGCcgccaaacataaaaaatatgAGATACGTTTATGTTCAACAGCAACATTAAATTCATTGTGCAAAATAGTAATGTGACAACaagaaaacaaaacacaataGAAAGAAATACCACATAACTGATGCAAAGTCAAGTTAATATCACTACTTCTTTGGCCAAGGACCTCAATAATTGCAGGGTCATCCATGTGCCTCAGTGCTTGGACCTTCGTCGTCACTCCCAACCTCAAGAATTGCTTTTCCAAAGGTTCCAGCAACCTGCAAAGCCATAAGCCCTTCCTTATTCACAAAGATCCCTGAGATAGCAAAATCTTAAACAAATCTTACCTTGAAAAGAAGATAGTCTTCCATACATGCAGTGCcgccaaacataaaaaatatgAGATACGTTTATATTCAacaacaaaattaaattcattgTGCAAAATAGTAATGTGACAATAAGAAAAACAAAACACAATAGAAAGAAATACCACATAACTGATTCAAAGTCAGGTTAATATCACTACGAACCATATAAATTTCAGCAAGAACTTCATTGCGACTTCTTTGCCCAAGGACCTCAATAATTACAGGGTCATCCGTGTGCCTTTGTGCTTGGACCTTCGTCATCACTCCCAAGCTCAAGAATTGTTTTTCCAAATGTTCCAGCAACCTGCAAAGCAATAAGCCCTTCCTTATTCACAAAGATCCCTTAGATAACAAAATCTTAAACAAATCTTACCTTGAAAAGAAGATAGTCTTCCATACATGCAGTGCCGccaaatataaaaaatatgagaTACGTTTATGTTCAACAACAACATTAAATTCATTGTGCAAAATAGTAATGTGACAACaagaaaacaaaacacaataGAAAGAAATACCACATAACTGATGCAAAGTCAAGTTAATATCACTACGAACCATATAAATTTCAGCAAGAACTTCATTGCGACTTCTTTGCCCAAGGACCTCAATG
This window of the Zingiber officinale cultivar Zhangliang chromosome 3B, Zo_v1.1, whole genome shotgun sequence genome carries:
- the LOC122056628 gene encoding uncharacterized protein LOC122056628 isoform X2 produces the protein MTKVQAQRHLYGPAIIEVLGQRSRNEVLAEIYMTIFFSRLLEHLEKQFLSLGVMTKVQAQRHTDDPVIIEVLGQRSRNEVLAEIYMTIFFSRLLEPLEKQFLRLGVTTKVQALRHMDDPAIIEVLGQRSSDINLTLHQLL
- the LOC122056628 gene encoding uncharacterized protein LOC122056628 isoform X1 — translated: MTKVQAQRHLYGPAIIEVLGQRSRNEVLAEIYMTIFFSRLLEHLEKQFLSLGVMTKVQAQRHTDDPVIIEVLGQRSRNEVLAEIYMTIFFSRLLEPLEKQFLRLGVTTKVQALRHMDDPAIIEVLGQRSSDINLTLHQLCGISFYCVLFSCCHITILHNEFNVAVEHKRISYFLCLAALHVWKTIYFSRLL